A portion of the Candidatus Neomarinimicrobiota bacterium genome contains these proteins:
- a CDS encoding fibronectin type III domain-containing protein codes for MAIDEGIADYFASAITLDPQHGYLSIFPQFITTRERSLQNNLKWFGEELNPYSDVHILGTIIGGACWDLRGLIGDDSFVNELVFDALQYEPLAFTFEQFADNIALADDNDGNIFNGTPNYASIKQAFQTNHGIPVVTLLSTCPTCPATPTGLSMTNQGSIMQNPQLTWNGSSDATSYNIYRCEGYYNPCTFQVIGSTSNTSFIDFGVFITSQAVATGNYIYRVKAVNSNGMSSYSNIVSTWGETFLKMRDEITSINEPIPGTYALNANYPNPFNP; via the coding sequence ATGGCAATTGATGAAGGAATAGCCGATTATTTTGCATCTGCAATTACGCTTGATCCTCAACATGGTTATTTAAGTATATTTCCTCAATTTATTACAACAAGAGAAAGGAGTTTGCAAAATAATCTGAAGTGGTTTGGGGAAGAATTGAATCCATATTCTGACGTACATATATTAGGGACTATTATTGGAGGGGCATGTTGGGATTTAAGAGGTCTCATTGGTGATGATAGCTTCGTTAATGAGTTGGTGTTTGATGCTTTACAATACGAACCTTTGGCTTTTACATTTGAACAATTCGCTGATAATATTGCCTTAGCTGACGATAATGATGGCAATATATTTAATGGTACTCCGAATTACGCTTCAATAAAGCAGGCTTTTCAAACTAACCATGGTATTCCTGTAGTAACGCTGTTATCAACATGCCCAACATGTCCCGCTACACCCACAGGGTTAAGCATGACAAACCAAGGCTCAATAATGCAGAACCCCCAATTAACGTGGAATGGAAGTTCCGACGCGACATCTTATAATATTTATCGATGTGAGGGGTATTACAACCCGTGCACATTTCAAGTTATTGGATCTACGTCTAATACTTCATTCATCGATTTTGGCGTATTTATAACAAGTCAGGCTGTGGCAACTGGGAATTATATATACAGGGTAAAAGCAGTGAATAGCAATGGTATGTCCAGTTATTCGAATATAGTGTCTACTTGGGGTGAAACCTTTTTAAAAATGAGGGATGAAATAACAAGTATAAATGAACCAATTCCGGGAACATATGCTTTGAATGCGAATTACCCCAACCCCTTCAACCC